GCCGCGACGAGCAGGATGCCGTGCGTGTACCCGGTGAACGTCCGCCATGCGGCCCGGCCGGCGACCATGAGGTGCTGCCGCGCCTTCCTGGGCAGCTGATCGCAGATCCACTGCCACTGCCGGTCGCCGGAGTGCGTGAAGAAGACGGCGCAGAACAGGGCCAGCGCGATGACCGTCAGCACTTCCAGCAGCCTGCTCGCGCCGCTCACGGCCTCGCTGATGATGGTGGAGCGGTGGCTGGAGAGGAGCTTGCCGATCCTGGACTGGAGGTCGTCGAACGTGTTCGCCGGGAGCCGGAAGGGCGGTTCCTCCAGCTGCCGTTCGATCCGGCCGATGCCTGCCACGAACTCCCGCTGGAGCCCTCTTCGCTGACCTGCCACGATCTCACCCACCAGGGCAAGCCCCCCGAACACGACGGCGATACCGCCGATGACCGCACTCGCCACGGCGAGCGGACGCGGCATCCTGCGGGCGAGGAGCCCGGCCACGGGGCGCAGCACGGCGGTGAGGACCAGTCCGAGGAACACGGCGACGGCGACCCGATGGAACTGCCCGAGCACCGAGAACACGGCACGCACCACGATCGCCACGACGATGATCCGCCATGCGTACGCGGCAGACGTCCGCAGCCACTCCGGCACGCGCGAATCCGCGCCGCTCGGGCGGCCGACGGACGAGACGGGCGGATCGGGGGGCGTGGCCATCCTCAAGCCCGTACCACCCAACGGCCGCCGGATCGCGGACCCGGCCCGGAATTCGCCCGAAGGCCGGTACCGGCGCCGGGCGGCGGGAGTGTCGGCCGCCGATGTCCGACTCGGCGGCGTGCCGCCGAGTGGGGGAGTGCCGGGCTGCGGGGGTCGCGGGGGCGGTCGACAATCGGGGAGCGGAGGGCGTGTCCGGCCGGCCGCGTCGTGCCGTGGTTCGTCGCCGTGGTGGTGTCGGTCCGAGAGGAACGTGCTCATGGGCGCAGAGGCTTCGCCGGCCGCGCGCAGGGGTGCGTTCATCGCGGTGGCGGTCGCCCTGTTCTGTATCCAGCTCGACTTCTTCGCGCTGAACCTGGCCGTCCCCGGCATCGCCGACGAATTCGGTGTCACCGCCTCGGCGGCCCAGTGGACCCTCTCCGCGTACATGCTCGCCATCGGCTGCTGCTTCATCGTCGGCGGCCGGGTCGGCGACGTCTTCGGACGGAGGGGCGCCCTGCTCGCCGGCACGGTCCTGTTCGCGGCCGGATCGGTCGGCTGCGCGCTCGCCCCGGGGCTGTGGGCGCTCGTCGGGGCACGGATCGTGCAGGGCGTCGGCGCGGGCTTCGTCTTCCCGGTTTCGGTCGCCGTCGTCACCAACGCCTTCCCGGACGCCACCCGGGCCCGAGCGCTGGGAGCGGTGTTCGGCATCGCCAACGTGGGCACGGCGCTGGGACCATTCGTCGGTGGCGGCTTCACCGAGGGCCCCGGCTGGCGCTGGATCTTCTGGCTGCTGGCACCACTGAGCGTGCTGGCACTGGGCGTCGCGTACGCGTACGTCCCCGACTCCCGGGATCCGACGGCACCGCGCCAGCTCGACCTGATCGGCTGCGCGACCGTCGTATGCGCGCTCGCCGCGCTCACACTCGCCGTCGAACGCGGCAGCGCCTGGGGCTGGGACCACGCCCGCACCCTCACCCTGCTTGCCCTCTTCGCCGCGGCAGCCGCGCTGTTCGTACGGCGTGAGCTGCGCGCCCGGCATCCGCTCATCGACCTCGGGCTGTTCCGCAACACGCCCTACGTCCTGGTGACCGGCACGGGCACCGTCACCAACATGGGCTACGCGGTCACCGTGTTCGTGTCGACGCTGTACCTCCAGCAGGTGCGGGGTCTGTCACCGCTGGAGGCGGGCGTGGTGTTCCTGGCCCCCGCCGCGCTGGTGGCGCTCAGCGGACCGCTCGGCGCCAGGCTCTCGGGGCACATGCGCCCGGTGTCGGTGATGGCGCTGGCCGGGGCGCTCGCCGGCACGGGCATGATCGTGCTCAGCCTGGTGACGGCCTGGTGGCTGTACGTTCCCGTGTTCGCCTGGTGCGGACTCGGCCTGGGGCTGGGCTGGACGTTCGCCAGCGTGGCCACCCAGCAGGTCGTGTCGCCCGAACGGGCCGGCGAGGCCTCGGGCGTACTGCTCACATTCCTGGTCACCCTCGGCGGCGTCGCGCTGGCGGCCGCCGCGTCCGCGATCACCGCGATGCTGCCGGAGCG
The DNA window shown above is from Streptomyces chartreusis and carries:
- a CDS encoding AI-2E family transporter; amino-acid sequence: MATPPDPPVSSVGRPSGADSRVPEWLRTSAAYAWRIIVVAIVVRAVFSVLGQFHRVAVAVFLGLVLTAVLRPVAGLLARRMPRPLAVASAVIGGIAVVFGGLALVGEIVAGQRRGLQREFVAGIGRIERQLEEPPFRLPANTFDDLQSRIGKLLSSHRSTIISEAVSGASRLLEVLTVIALALFCAVFFTHSGDRQWQWICDQLPRKARQHLMVAGRAAWRTFTGYTHGILLVAATNAFLVCIALLVLRVPLAVPLALLEFVAAFIPLIGSPIALAVAAVVALATKGPVTALIVVALIVIIGQIEGHLLHPIVMSWAVRLHPVVVALAVVGGAIAAGFIGAVVAVPFVAVLWSVHQALRGHADDSEAAGARPAVGPGP
- a CDS encoding MFS transporter; its protein translation is MGAEASPAARRGAFIAVAVALFCIQLDFFALNLAVPGIADEFGVTASAAQWTLSAYMLAIGCCFIVGGRVGDVFGRRGALLAGTVLFAAGSVGCALAPGLWALVGARIVQGVGAGFVFPVSVAVVTNAFPDATRARALGAVFGIANVGTALGPFVGGGFTEGPGWRWIFWLLAPLSVLALGVAYAYVPDSRDPTAPRQLDLIGCATVVCALAALTLAVERGSAWGWDHARTLTLLALFAAAAALFVRRELRARHPLIDLGLFRNTPYVLVTGTGTVTNMGYAVTVFVSTLYLQQVRGLSPLEAGVVFLAPAALVALSGPLGARLSGHMRPVSVMALAGALAGTGMIVLSLVTAWWLYVPVFAWCGLGLGLGWTFASVATQQVVSPERAGEASGVLLTFLVTLGGVALAAAASAITAMLPERSPDAAYDAILRCGGAVILAASAVVLVVRHRLADTAETGVLPPTGSPRSAGARAHGAGSRPSDGGRLP